Proteins from a single region of Desulfolutivibrio sulfoxidireducens:
- a CDS encoding SIR2 family NAD-dependent protein deacylase: MPVEQALKKAASLWRESRMAVALTGAGISVAAGIPDFRSPGGLWSRFDPMRVATAEALFARPDEVWAFLLEARDVVARATPTPAHTALARLEEAGRLEAVITQNIDNLHQAAGSKNVIEYHGGMGRYHCLACLADHDPREAARLTSRDIPWRCRDCGGVVRPDIVFFGESIPLDALRKSGQLALAADFLLVVGTSGEVAPANSLPYQVHGRGGVVVEINSGESAFQAMADVRITAPAEVALPLLEKRVFDGLS; encoded by the coding sequence ATGCCCGTGGAACAGGCCCTGAAAAAGGCCGCATCGCTCTGGCGGGAGTCGAGGATGGCCGTGGCCCTGACCGGGGCGGGCATCTCCGTGGCCGCGGGCATTCCCGACTTCCGCAGTCCCGGCGGGCTGTGGTCCCGCTTCGATCCCATGCGCGTGGCCACGGCCGAGGCCCTTTTCGCCCGCCCGGACGAGGTGTGGGCCTTTTTGCTCGAGGCCCGGGACGTCGTGGCCCGGGCGACGCCCACCCCGGCCCACACAGCCCTGGCCCGGCTCGAAGAGGCCGGACGTCTTGAGGCGGTCATCACCCAGAACATCGACAATCTGCATCAAGCGGCCGGTTCGAAAAACGTCATCGAATATCATGGCGGCATGGGGCGGTATCATTGCCTGGCCTGCCTGGCCGATCACGATCCGAGGGAGGCCGCGCGCCTGACCAGCCGGGATATTCCCTGGCGCTGCCGGGACTGCGGCGGGGTGGTGCGGCCGGATATCGTGTTTTTCGGGGAGTCGATTCCTCTTGACGCCCTGCGAAAAAGCGGTCAATTGGCCCTTGCCGCCGATTTTCTCCTGGTGGTGGGAACCTCGGGAGAAGTCGCCCCGGCCAACTCCCTGCCCTACCAGGTGCACGGCCGGGGGGGCGTGGTGGTGGAGATCAACTCCGGAGAGAGCGCCTTCCAGGCCATGGCCGACGTGCGTATAACGGCCCCGGCCGAGGTGGCGTTGCCGCTTTTGGAGAAACGTGTTTTCGATGGGCTCTCGTGA
- a CDS encoding MotA/TolQ/ExbB proton channel family protein has translation MDALTPHGGFWTMLAGATPTVIFVLCILGFMSLGCWSIIFVKLFTLSSARRDSARDYSVFQEADSLKSAMQALGRHKQSPAYNVGVLAFEELMRMEESELAAGEKAKIAMDNIRRVLRQGVTSELGKLSKSLPFLATAANASPFIGLFGTVWGIMNSFHTIGLQQSAALAAVAPGISEALVATAIGLGVAIPATIGYNFFLGYMQSIERELVNFAGAFLNRIQREVTWEPREPREGRDLRARRTMTREGF, from the coding sequence ATGGATGCGTTGACGCCTCATGGCGGTTTCTGGACCATGTTGGCCGGGGCCACACCCACGGTCATCTTCGTGCTCTGCATCCTTGGATTCATGTCCCTTGGCTGCTGGAGCATCATCTTCGTCAAGCTCTTCACCCTGAGCAGCGCCCGCAGGGATTCCGCCAGGGATTATTCGGTGTTCCAGGAGGCCGACTCCCTGAAAAGCGCCATGCAGGCCCTGGGACGCCACAAACAGTCCCCGGCCTACAATGTCGGCGTCTTGGCCTTCGAGGAACTCATGCGCATGGAGGAATCCGAACTCGCCGCCGGCGAGAAGGCCAAGATCGCCATGGATAACATCCGCCGGGTGCTGCGCCAGGGGGTCACCTCGGAACTCGGCAAGCTCTCCAAGTCCCTGCCCTTTTTGGCCACGGCGGCCAACGCCTCCCCGTTTATCGGTCTGTTCGGCACGGTATGGGGCATCATGAACTCCTTCCACACCATCGGCCTGCAACAGTCCGCGGCCCTGGCCGCCGTGGCTCCGGGCATCTCCGAGGCCCTGGTGGCCACGGCCATCGGCCTTGGCGTGGCCATCCCGGCCACCATCGGCTACAACTTCTTTCTGGGCTACATGCAGTCCATCGAACGGGAACTGGTCAATTTCGCCGGGGCCTTTTTGAACCGCATCCAGCGCGAAGTGACATGGGAACCGAGGGAGCCGCGTGAGGGGCGCGACCTTCGAGCCCGGCGGACCATGACCCGCGAGGGCTTCTGA
- the tolR gene encoding protein TolR, whose protein sequence is MGAQIGGGQKTFMSEINVTPFVDVMLVLLIIFMVTAPMMTQGLEVDLPQTRTVSVLPTDSEHLVLTVKADGVIFLDTYQVNLADLQDHVKRLVTDQKKALFLRADKNVAYGVVVQVMGVVKAAGVDRLGVVAEEEKKDKAPSQGSRKP, encoded by the coding sequence GTGGGCGCGCAGATCGGCGGCGGACAGAAGACGTTCATGTCCGAGATCAACGTCACGCCCTTTGTGGACGTGATGCTGGTCCTCCTCATCATCTTCATGGTCACCGCGCCCATGATGACCCAGGGGCTGGAGGTGGATCTGCCCCAGACCCGCACGGTCAGCGTCCTGCCCACGGACAGCGAGCATTTGGTCCTGACCGTCAAGGCCGACGGCGTCATCTTTCTGGACACCTATCAGGTCAACCTGGCGGACCTCCAGGACCACGTCAAACGGCTGGTCACGGACCAGAAAAAGGCGCTTTTTCTGCGCGCCGACAAGAACGTGGCCTACGGGGTGGTGGTTCAGGTCATGGGCGTGGTCAAGGCCGCCGGGGTCGACCGTCTGGGCGTCGTGGCCGAAGAGGAAAAAAAGGACAAGGCCCCATCCCAAGGATCCCGCAAGCCGTAG
- the tolA gene encoding cell envelope integrity protein TolA: MQALGWVFSIFLHLTVFLASLLFIQMEPVKFKLDVPVYEVELVSLGPPGLPPGPPGDPAAAPGPKQPGPEKLPPGPAETLAQPEAPKAAALPQPPADAAPIPARPQAPEPVAARPPEPPRPPEPKPEPKPEPKPEPKATPIPKEDAKKEAEKKAEDKAKAEAEAKAKADAEAKAKADAKAKADADAKAKVDAKAKAEADAKAKADADAKAMADALKQAKAQAAKTGAASGGAASGKTGSSDALASEIAALRRSVSGGGGGRGGVGPGGGGGGGGGGGATLQVYAQIVNRIIKQNWRFPQMAASDNLLAVVELQIGKDGSIKQYRLVQSSGRDNFDASALKAVAETESLPPPPLPSLSVLQLNFNSRELGQ; the protein is encoded by the coding sequence ATGCAGGCACTCGGCTGGGTTTTTTCCATTTTTCTGCACCTGACGGTGTTTTTGGCCAGCTTGCTCTTCATCCAGATGGAACCGGTGAAGTTCAAGCTGGACGTGCCTGTCTACGAGGTGGAACTGGTCAGCCTGGGGCCTCCGGGGCTGCCTCCCGGACCTCCCGGCGATCCAGCCGCCGCGCCCGGACCCAAACAGCCGGGACCCGAGAAACTGCCGCCCGGACCGGCCGAGACCCTGGCCCAGCCCGAGGCCCCCAAGGCCGCCGCGCTTCCCCAGCCTCCGGCCGACGCCGCGCCGATTCCGGCCAGGCCCCAGGCCCCGGAACCCGTGGCCGCCAGGCCGCCCGAGCCGCCAAGGCCCCCGGAGCCCAAACCCGAGCCCAAACCCGAGCCCAAACCCGAGCCCAAGGCCACGCCCATTCCCAAGGAAGACGCCAAGAAGGAGGCGGAGAAAAAGGCCGAGGACAAGGCCAAGGCCGAAGCCGAGGCCAAGGCCAAGGCTGACGCCGAGGCCAAGGCCAAGGCTGACGCCAAGGCCAAGGCCGATGCCGATGCCAAGGCCAAGGTCGACGCCAAGGCCAAGGCCGAAGCCGATGCCAAGGCCAAGGCCGATGCCGACGCCAAGGCCATGGCCGACGCCCTCAAGCAGGCCAAGGCCCAGGCCGCGAAGACGGGCGCCGCCTCCGGCGGTGCGGCCTCCGGGAAGACGGGTTCGTCGGATGCCCTGGCCAGTGAAATCGCCGCGTTGCGCCGGTCGGTGAGCGGCGGCGGCGGGGGGCGGGGCGGGGTCGGACCCGGAGGCGGCGGTGGCGGAGGAGGTGGCGGCGGGGCCACGCTGCAGGTCTACGCCCAGATCGTCAACCGGATCATCAAGCAGAACTGGCGCTTTCCTCAGATGGCCGCGAGCGACAATCTCCTGGCCGTGGTGGAATTGCAAATCGGCAAGGATGGGAGTATAAAGCAATACCGGTTGGTGCAATCCTCCGGCAGGGATAATTTCGACGCGTCCGCGCTCAAGGCGGTGGCTGAAACAGAATCCCTTCCGCCTCCGCCCCTGCCGAGCCTGAGTGTTCTGCAACTCAACTTCAACTCACGGGAACTTGGACAATGA